The following proteins are co-located in the Sandaracinaceae bacterium genome:
- a CDS encoding GMC family oxidoreductase, which translates to MTHIAFREVGQDVARDVDYVVVGSGAGGAAAAVALARGGAQVAIVEAGPWRDPDDYPVTAYGAMRDMMDDWGNSMAMGEALWPIVQARLVGGTTVVNSAICVRTPGDIFRQWRDSYGVGGDAYAERMWKYQDLIEKELCVEEVPERALGRSNKLALLGDERAGLGGHVMRRYVKGCEGSGQCLQGCKGLKKQSTNLNYVPETMTRGGVVLSCAPVDKVLLDGQRAIGVTGHFQHPTTKSKGARFTIKARRGVFVACSVTHTPVLLMRSGVKSRRLGDFFRAHPGTGIFGVYDEPVDMNVGATQGWASTKFRTDPGMKLETLAIPLELVASRLSGGGHQLIERLTKYRHLAMWVHACRAESVGTVRPTAFGLSSKPMIRYGLNRADMERFREGMKTVARMHFEAGAKEIIPGISGMPYSLTPDQLHLMDDAPLDPRAYVAILSHLFGGAVMGQNPRESVCDENGRVHGYDGLYIADASAIPTNLGVNPQHTIMALAMNAAERALEGR; encoded by the coding sequence GTGACTCACATCGCTTTTCGTGAGGTCGGGCAGGACGTCGCCCGCGACGTGGACTACGTGGTCGTCGGCAGTGGCGCCGGCGGTGCAGCAGCCGCGGTGGCGCTCGCCCGTGGCGGCGCCCAGGTAGCCATCGTCGAGGCGGGCCCGTGGCGGGACCCGGACGACTACCCCGTGACGGCCTATGGCGCGATGCGCGACATGATGGACGACTGGGGCAACTCCATGGCCATGGGCGAGGCCCTCTGGCCCATCGTGCAGGCGCGCTTGGTCGGCGGAACCACCGTGGTCAACTCCGCCATCTGCGTGCGCACGCCGGGGGACATTTTCCGCCAGTGGCGTGACTCCTACGGCGTCGGCGGCGACGCGTACGCCGAGCGCATGTGGAAGTACCAGGACCTGATCGAGAAGGAGCTGTGCGTGGAGGAGGTGCCTGAGCGCGCCCTCGGCCGCAGCAACAAGCTCGCGCTCCTGGGCGACGAGCGGGCGGGCCTGGGCGGCCACGTCATGCGCCGCTACGTGAAGGGCTGCGAGGGCTCGGGTCAGTGCCTGCAGGGCTGCAAGGGGCTCAAGAAGCAGAGCACCAACCTGAACTACGTGCCCGAGACCATGACGCGCGGCGGCGTGGTGCTCTCGTGCGCGCCCGTCGACAAGGTGCTCCTGGACGGGCAGCGGGCCATCGGCGTCACGGGCCACTTCCAGCACCCCACCACCAAGAGCAAGGGCGCACGCTTCACCATCAAGGCCCGCCGCGGGGTCTTCGTGGCCTGCTCGGTCACCCACACGCCGGTGCTGCTCATGCGCTCGGGCGTGAAGAGCCGCCGCCTGGGCGACTTCTTCCGCGCCCACCCGGGCACAGGCATCTTCGGCGTCTACGACGAGCCGGTCGACATGAACGTCGGGGCCACCCAGGGCTGGGCCTCCACCAAGTTCCGGACGGACCCGGGCATGAAGCTCGAGACCCTCGCCATCCCGCTGGAGCTCGTGGCCAGCCGCCTGTCCGGGGGCGGTCATCAGCTCATCGAGCGGCTCACCAAGTACCGCCACCTCGCGATGTGGGTGCACGCCTGCCGCGCCGAGTCGGTGGGCACCGTGCGTCCCACGGCGTTCGGGCTCAGCAGCAAGCCCATGATCCGCTACGGCCTCAACCGCGCCGACATGGAGCGCTTCCGCGAGGGCATGAAGACGGTGGCCCGCATGCACTTCGAGGCGGGCGCGAAGGAGATCATCCCCGGCATCTCGGGCATGCCGTACTCGCTCACGCCGGATCAGCTGCACCTGATGGACGACGCGCCCCTGGACCCGCGCGCCTACGTGGCCATCCTCAGCCATCTGTTTGGCGGCGCCGTGATGGGCCAGAACCCACGGGAGTCCGTGTGCGACGAGAACGGTCGCGTGCACGGCTACGACGGGCTCTACATCGCGGACGCCAGCGCCATCCCCACCAACCTGGGCGTGAACCCGCAGCACACCATCATGGCCCTGGCCATGAACGCGGCCGAGCGTGCGCTGGAGGGGCGCTGA